Genomic DNA from Bacteroides zhangwenhongii:
TCTAGGTGCGTTTATTATCTACGTTTTTCCACGTGTCGGCCGCTGGTTCTTCCATCGGTACAATGATAATGTAATGCAATTCATTTTCGTCCTGGCTATGGTCTTTTTGGGAGCAGGACTGATGGAGTTCGTAGGTATGGAAGGGATTCTAGGGGCTTTCCTGGCAGGCTTGGTATTAAACCGGCTCATTCCGCACGTCTCCCCCTTAATGAATCATCTGGAATTTGTCGGCAATGCGCTTTTCATTCCTTATTTTCTTATCGGAGTGGGAATGTTGATTAACCTGCGCGTCATCTTCGGGCACGGAGATGCGCTGAAAGTGGCTGCCGTAATGATTATAATGGCTCTGACCGGCAAATGGATCGCTTGTTGGCTGACACAGAAGATCTACAAGATGTCTGCTCTTGAACGAAAGCTAATGTACGGGCTGAGTACCGCACAAGCGGCGGCTACATTGGCGGCCGTGCTGGTGGGATATAACATTATCCTGCCCGGAGGAGAACGCCTGCTGAATGACGATGTACTGAACGGAACGGTACTACTGATTCTGGTAACCTGTGTGGTAAGTTCGCTGATAACGGAACGGGCAGCCAAGAAGGTTGCCATAGACGACTCTGAACCGGAGAAAACCTCTTCGGCAACAGAAACGGAAAAGATCTTAGTGGCTATTAACAATCCGAACACCATCGAAGATATGGTAAATCTTTCTTTAGTTATACGTGACCCGAAATTGAGAGATAATCTACTGGCAATCAATGTAATCAATGATGATAACACTTCCGACAACCTGAGAATGCGGAGCAAACGTTATCTGGAAAAAGCGGCTATGATGACGACAGCGGTCAACGTCCCGTTGAGACAAATCACCCGTTATGACTTGAATATCGCTTCCGGCATTATCCATTCCGCCAAAGAGAATGAGATAACAAGCATCATCACCGGGTTGCACCACAAGGCAAACATCACGGATTCATTTTTCGGTGTACTTGCCGAACACCTGCTGAAAAGATTGAACTGTGAGCTTATTATTTCCAAATTCCTGATACCGGTTCACACACTTAAACGGATTGTCGTTGCCGTCCCACCGAAAGCAGAATATGAATCCGGCTTTCCCCGTTGGATGGAACATTTTTGCCGGATGGGAAGTACGCTCGGTTGCCGGGTACATTTCTTTGCAAATGAAAAGACAACCGCCCGCCTGCAAACATTGATAAAGAAAAAGCATAAACAGGTGCTGACCGATTTCTCTCTTTTGGAAGATTGGAATGACTTGCTGGTATTAACAGGACAAGTAAGCTATGACCATTTATTAGTCATTATCAGCGCACGAACGGGAACTCTCTCTTACGACAGTTCTTTTGAGAAACTACCGAGACAGCTTAGTAAATACTTCTCCAACAATAGCTTAATCGTATTATATCCTAACCAATCGGGAGAACCATTAGATACGTCGTTCTTCTCTAAACTATACACTGATACCGAAACCCGGCATTATGAAAAGGTGGGTAAATGGTTTTACAGGTGGTTTAAGAAAGACTGATATTTCATAATGTTTCTCTTGTTAAATAATGATGAGACGGTCACTTTCCATGAGAGATACTTTGGAAATACATTAGCTTTTATAATATGAACAAACATTTTTCGCAAAAATACGTAAGCAGTTACATAACTAGTTCTATTTATGGATAAACATCAGGAAATTTAGCTTATGTGCAAAGTATTCCCCTGGATTTTTCCCAAAATTTTAGGGAACTGCCAGA
This window encodes:
- a CDS encoding cation:proton antiporter, translated to MDWIGLDLTFPITDPTWIFLLVLLIILFAPILLNKLRIPHIIGMILAGLAIGEHGFNILARDSSFELFGKVGLYYIMFLAGLEMNMGDFKETRNKALVLGLLAFIVPIGIGFVANVSYLKYGVITSVLLASMYASHTLVAYPIVTRFGVSRHRSVSIAVGGTAVTDTLTLLVLAVVGGLFKGETGGLFWIWLVIKVIFLGAFIIYVFPRVGRWFFHRYNDNVMQFIFVLAMVFLGAGLMEFVGMEGILGAFLAGLVLNRLIPHVSPLMNHLEFVGNALFIPYFLIGVGMLINLRVIFGHGDALKVAAVMIIMALTGKWIACWLTQKIYKMSALERKLMYGLSTAQAAATLAAVLVGYNIILPGGERLLNDDVLNGTVLLILVTCVVSSLITERAAKKVAIDDSEPEKTSSATETEKILVAINNPNTIEDMVNLSLVIRDPKLRDNLLAINVINDDNTSDNLRMRSKRYLEKAAMMTTAVNVPLRQITRYDLNIASGIIHSAKENEITSIITGLHHKANITDSFFGVLAEHLLKRLNCELIISKFLIPVHTLKRIVVAVPPKAEYESGFPRWMEHFCRMGSTLGCRVHFFANEKTTARLQTLIKKKHKQVLTDFSLLEDWNDLLVLTGQVSYDHLLVIISARTGTLSYDSSFEKLPRQLSKYFSNNSLIVLYPNQSGEPLDTSFFSKLYTDTETRHYEKVGKWFYRWFKKD